The genomic stretch CCCACGCCGCCGTTTCATCCTTAATCTGCTTCTTCGATTTGGACTTACCGCCGACCTCAAACACATACTGCCCATCCACAAGAAAATCCCCGCTTTTGGGATAATTCAACGTATGGTGATAAGACAGCATCGAGGCGAAAAATGTCTCACGCAACGTCCCCGCTTTGGGCTGGTTACAAAAGACAGCGAACAGGTTGGTATTATCCAGATACAGCTTTTCCGGCTTGGAAATAATGCTGACCCCGCTGGATTTCGCCCCCAACAGGCGCAACAACCCGCCCGCCTGTAACAACCCAAGGTATTTGTAGAGGGTTTTCTGGTTCAGCTCCACCGCGCCGCACAGCTTGGACACATTGATGTCGTAAGGCTCGCTTTGGCACAACATCACCATCAGCTTTTTCAGCGCATTCACCTTGTCGTAGTCAATCGGGTGAAGCGCGGGGATGTCCGTCTCGATCACCTGCATCGCAGCATTCAACAAGCGCAGCAAATAGGTTGAACCTGCCTCGCGGTAAAACGGGTAAGCACCGTGTTCCAGATACGCGGGCAAATACGCCAGCGGTTTGATCCGGCTGACCGTTTCCAGCGCGAGTTGCGGATGCTGCTGGAGCAGGGCATCCAGCGTCACCGCCTCAAAGGTTTCGCCCGTTTCCAATTCCAGAAATTCGCGGAATGACAGCACGGGCAACGGGTACAGCATTGCCCGACGGCTCAAATCCGCCTTGGCATTGTCAATGGCGGTTGCCGATGAACCCGTAAAAATGACTTTGAGGTTAAAAAAGCTGTCGAAAATCAGCTTCAGGTCGCGCTCGAAGTGTTGGCATTTGTGGATTTCGTCGATGATGAGCAGTTCACCGCCGATTTTCTGGAATTCATCGGCAATGGTAAACAGCCCGTGCTGCCCGACCAAAGGGTGGTCAGCAATGACATACAGCACCTTGGTTTCCCGCGTCACAGACTTGAGGTATTGCAACAGCAGCGTGGTTTTACCCGCCCCGCGTGCGCCCATGATACCGATCAAGCGTTGCGAAAAGTCGATTTGCCGGAACAGGAATCGCTGGTAGTCCGGCAGCTTTTGCGTCCTGATTTGACTGGAAAGGTGCTGTAGTGGCTCAATCATCTTACTACGATACCTGTTTTTTGGTGGATTTTTTGTATTGTAGTACTAAATATTGCTGGCTTTAAACATTGCAATACACGTCTTGCACCAAGATTTTACTTGTCGTATGCGACTAAAGTGCTGAAGCGTTACGGTTAACCCCGCTCACCAAAGCTTTGATGGGGGCGGTAATAATATTGCCGTCGATCCCGACGCCATAGTGTTCGGCGCTGCCATTCACTGGCCGCAACTCGATGAAAGCACAGGCTTGGGCATTGCCCGCCTCGTCGCTGGCACCGATGGAACGTTCCTCGTAACTGCGCACGTGCACGCGGATTCCCACCCCTTGCCTCGACCTGCAAGCGGCGCAGCATGACGATGCCATAAATTAACGCGTATCATCCCTAAGCTGCAATTCCCACATCCGCTGGTACTGCCCACGCAGTGCCAGCAATTCCGCATGAGTCCCCTGCTCCACCACCTTACCGCCATCCATCACCAGAATCCGGTCGGCATCGACAATCGTCGACAGCCGGTGTGCAATCATCAGCGTGGTGTAACGCCCGGCGACTTCGTGCAAGGTCTGCTGGATCGCCTGTTCGGTCGCACTATCCAGTGACGAGGTAGCTTCGTCGAAAATCAGGATCGGGGGTTTCTTCAAAATGGCACGGGCAATCGCCACCCGCTGTTTTTCGCCGCCGGACAGTTTCAAGCCACGTTCACCCACCATCGTATCCCACCCGTCTGGCAGGCTGTCGATGAAACGGCGGATGTGTGCCATGTCGGCGGCTTTTTCCAACTCGGCCTGCGTCGCTTGCGGATTGCCGTATTGCAGGTTGTAGCGAATGCTGTCGTTGAACAGCACCGTATCCTGCGGCACGATACCAATCGCTTTGCGCAAACTGGCCTGACTCACCCCCGCAATATCTTGCCCATCAATCAGAATGCGTCCGCCCGTCACGTCATAGAAACGGTACAGCAAGCGTGAAAGCGTCGATTTTCCCGCGCCGCTATGCCCAACCACGGCAAGTTTCGCCCCGGCCGGTACGCTAAACGACACACCCTGCAAAATCGGGCGTTCCGGCTGATAGGCAAAATTCACGTCTTCAAAGCGGATTTCACCCTGTGTCACCTGCAATTCGCCCACACCCGGCCTGTCTTGCACTTCCTGCGGGGTTTCGAGCAAGCGGAATACCATGTCCATATCCGCCAGCGTGTATTTTACTTGCCGATACACAATGCCCAGCGCCCCCAGCGGCAAAAACAATTGCAGCATAAAGGCATTCACCATCACCAGATCGCCGATGCTCATGCTGCCCGTCGCCACACCATTCGCCGCAAAAAACATAATGATCGTGACACCGATGCCGATGATCGACGACTGCCCAAAATTCAGCAAGGACATCGAAGTCTGGCTCTTGACCGCCGATTCTTCCCACTGTCCCAACGTGCTGTCGTAACGCCCCAACTCCAGCTTTTCGTTATTGAAGTATTTGACCGTCTCGTAATTGATCAGACTATCAATCGCCTGATTGCTGGATTGCGAATCCAGCCGGTTCATTTCGTGGCGATGATCCATGCGCCACTCGGTAATTTTGACGGTGAAAAACACATAAACCGCCACCGTCGCGAACGTCACCAGCGCAAACACGGGCGCGTAGTTCTTCAACATGATCACCGCCACCAAGGTGAATTCCACCGCAATCGGGATAATGCTGAACACCATGAAATTCATCAGGGTGCTAACCGAGCTAGTGCCACGCTCAAGGTCGCGGCTGATCGCGCCGGTCTTGCGTTCCAAATGGAAGCGTAACGACAAATTGTGCAAATGTTCCAGCACCCGCACCGACAGCTTGCGCATTGCGTGGTAGCGTACCCGCGCAAACACCGTGTCGCGTAACTCATTGAACAAGGCACTCGCCAACCGCAATGCGCCGTAACCCAGCAGCAAAATGACAGGCAACACCAACACCTGCTCAGGCTTGCCTTGCAACGCATCCACGATGTCCTTGAGAATGACCGGCACACCCACGTTCGCCACTTTGGAAAGGATCAGGCAAACCAGCGCAAACAGCGCCCGCCCCCGGTATTCCCACAAAAAGGGCAGCATGGATTGCAGATTATGCCAGTCACGGCGGCTGCCCACAGGGCGTTCAGTACGGTTAGGAACCATGGCGTTGCTGTATCCGGTTACAAGATGGCGAGGATAATAGCGTGAAATCACACAGCAATCGCGTTATTTCACACGTCTGCATTAGTACATTATCCATTAATAAACTTGTAAATCAGCAATTTAAGCATTGGCACTTTACTTGCTATCCGTTAACCAAGTAACAGATTTTGAAAGGTTTAGCCATGCAACACACCCTTGCCCGTTTGACACTCCTGAGTTCCCTACTGATGTTAAGCGCGGTGGCGAATGCCGAAGACACCTTGGTCATTGACATCAAATCCACCAAAAAAGCCCCCTCCCCCAACGAAGCCGCGCCATTGTCAGCGGAACGCAGCGCGGTGTTACCTGCGGATGGTGGCGATTTCCTCAAGCAATTGAACGGCGTATCCGCTAGCCGGTTTGGCGGGCGCGGGCTGGAACCGATTATTCGCGGGCAATCCCAAACCCAGTTGAATGTGTTGCTGGACGGTGCTTACGTCCACGGCGGCTGCCCCAATCGCATGGACCCACCCGCGAGTTGGGCAGCACTGGAAACCTACGAAAAAGTCACTGTGGAAAAAGGCGTGCAAACCCTGCAACACGGTTCTGGCGGCAGTGGCGGCACGGTACTGTTCGAGCGCGATACCCGCAGCATCCTTGACCCGGACGGCGGCTGGAGTGGCAAAGCCTCCGCCACCACCATGAGTAATGGTGTCAAACACGACGTTTCCGCCGATGTCACCAAAGCCTTCACGAAAGGCTATGCGCGTGTTTTCACACAGGATCGCGAAGCAAGCAATTACGAAGACGGCGATGGCAACGAAGTACGCTCCTCCTACAAACACCAGCAACAAGGCATCGTACTCGGCGCAACCCCCACCCCCGAGCGCCTGCTGGAATACAGCTACGAAAACAATGACTTTTCCGACGCCCTTTACCCCGGCGCCAGCATGGACAGCCCGGAAGAATCCGGCTCCATCCAGCGCCTCAAATATCAGGACAAGCTCGACGGCAAGATCAACAGCGTGGAGGCGGAAGTTTACCTCAGCGAAATTGACCACCTGATGGACAATTACAGCCTGCGCACCCAAACCGGCACAAAAATGGCCGTTCCCACCACCTCCGACACCACCGGCGGCAAACTAGCGCTAAAATCAACCCTCGGCAAAACCGACGTTACCTATGGCGTGAACGTGCAAAACCGCGACCGTAATGCCACGATGAAAAACATGTCGATGGGCGGCACAGTAACTGGCCTGATGTGGCCGGGCGCAACCACCGACCAGACCGGCGTTTTCGCCGAAGCGGAAACCCCGCTTGGCACTGCGGACAAACTAAAATACGGTGTGCGGGTTGATCAGGTAAAAGCAGCAGCCTCCAAAGCCAGCACCGTCGCAGGTGGGCGCACCGCCAACCAGAATTACACCGCCATTTACGGCTACGGCGCGACGGACAAGGAAGAAACCCATGTGGGTGGCTTGCTGCGTTACGAAAAATCCCTCAATGCCACCACCACCGCGTTTGCCGGGGCAAGCCGCAGCATGCGCACGGCCGATGAAACCGAACGCTTCATCAACAAATGGGGCGCAACCGCCGCCGATCGCTGGGTCGGCAACCCTGACATCAAACCGGAAAAGCACAACCAGCTTGACCTTGGCCTCAGCCAGCAACGCGGCAATATCCGCTGGACAGGCACGGTTTTCGCCGACAAGGTAGACGATTACATCTTGCGTGACAAAGTAACCAGCGGCGCACAAACGGGCGCACAGATTTACCGTAACGTTGATGCCGAACTGCTCGGCGCGGAATGGGGGGCAGAAACCAAGTTGACCCAGAAACTACGGCTTTCCGGCGATGTCGCCTACGTCAAGCGCACCAATACCACGGATGACCGCCCGATTGCGCAAACGCCTCCTGTCAACGGCAAACTGCAACTGGATTACAACGGCGGCAAATGGAGCGGCGGCACACGGGTACGCTTCGCGGCCGGGCAAGACCGCATTGATACCGCCATGATCGGCGCCACCGAAGTCGGCGACAGCGCGGGTTACGGCGTGGTGGATGCTTACGGGCGTTATAGCCTCAACAAATCGACGAAAGCACGCTTTGGAGTGGATAATCTGCTCGATAAAACCTATTCCGAGCACGTCAGTCGCCGTAATCTGGACTTGGGTGGTACGATTGAGCGTGTCAACGAAGCGGGGCGCAGCGCCTGGCTGAAACTCGAAACCGAATTCTGATTAAGATTTGCTTCAAGAAAGGATATAACCATGAAACCTGTTTACCGTATCGCGGTGTTAAGCGCCCTGATTTCCCTGTTGGTCGCTTGCGGCGAAAAAACTGCCGAGAACAAAGCCCCAGAAGCAGCCAGCCCAACCCCCGCCGCCAGCACGGAAGCCAAGCCAGCCAGTGCCAGCAAAGCAGCGGACGGCATCACCGTTGAAAACCCGTTTGCTCGCGCCGTGCCGCCGGGTCAGCCTAACAGCGCCTCGTTCATGACGCTGGTGAATAGCTCTGACGTTGATCATAGCGTCAAATCGGCTGCCAGCCCGGTCGCTGCCACGGTAGAGTTACACACTCACACCAACAACAACGGCGTGATGGAAATGCGTCAGGTTGAGCAGATCGACATTCCTGCCAAAGGTCGAGTGGAATTGAAACCGGGTGGCCTGCACATCATGCTGATTGGCTTGAAACAAGATATGAAGGTGGGTGAAAACGCACCGATTACCCTAACCTTTGAAGACGGCAGCACGACTACGACCGATGCCCCGATTCAGGAAATCACCCCACAAATGCACTAAATCTTACACGACGCTGCGCGGCAGCAAGGGTTGGCGTGCACCCGGAATGCGTCCGAAGCCGACCAAACGGTGTTGCCAGTAACCGCTCAGTTTACTGACCATAATGGGTTTTCCGGTGCGGGGGGCGTGGACGAATTTGTCCGCGCCCAGATAAATCCCCACATGGCTGACCCGTGAACCGCGTGTTTTGAAGAAGACTAGATCGCCGCGCCCGGCCTCTTTTTTAGAGACTTTCTCGGCAACCTTGTACTGGGCTGCTGCTGTGCGTGGAATCTCCACACTTGCGCCCTGCCCAAAGGAATACTGGGTCAGGCCGCTGCAATCAAAGCCTTTCATCGGGGTATTGCCGCCCCAGCAGTAACCTTTGCCACATTGCTTGAGCGCACAAAACGCCACTTTATCAAGCGTGGTACTGGCTACGGCTTTGGTAGGTAATGGTGCTGGCACTGGCGCAGTGATTGAGGCGGAGACGGGAGCGGGGGCTTTCTGCAAGGTGGTGGGCTGTGGCTTGGCAGGGACAGGCACTTGCTTGACGCGAGCGGCTTGTTTGATCGGGGCTGGTGCAGCTTTGGCTGGCTGGATGGTTTGCATAGGCAATATATCTGCCACACGAGGCGGGTTCAAACCACACCCCGTCAAGGTCAACATCGCGGAACCCAACACGGAATATTTCAACACTGACACATCACTAACGGACATCACTCACTCCTCCTCAGCTTGTGGCTTACCTACAAGGTGTGGCAGAGAAAGGGTGAGTGTGCCGAGCGTTTCCGACCTGAGGTCTAAAAGTGACGCTAGACTGCTTGCTTCTTCATGCGGTAATTGAGCGCATCGCGGCTGATGCCAAGTAAGCGGGCAGCGTGGGTTTTATTGTTCTGGGTACGTTCCAACGCCTGATTCAGCAAGTCACGTTCCAAATCTTCCAGATTGATGCCTGTTTCAGGCAGGCTGAAGGGTGCTGCGCTAAATTGTGGCGCGGCGGAACGGATTTCCAACGGCAGATTGGTTAGACCGATGTCGCGACCTGCCAGCAGGATGCTGAGGCGTTCACACAGATTGCGTAGTTCACGCACATTGCCTTTCCACGCATGGCGCAACAGGTGTTGGCGGGCTTCTTTGGCCAGACTCGCGACAGGCAGTTTGTGCTGTGCTGCGAATTGCGTGAGGAAATGCTTACCCAGCAGCTCAATGTCTTCCTTACGCTCACGCAACGCGGGCAATTCGACCGGAATGATATTGAGGCGGTAAAACAAATCCTGACGGAATGCGCCCGTTTGCGCCAGCGCGTACAGGTCGCGGTGGGTGGCGGCGAAAACCCGTACATTCAGGCGTTTCGGTTGGGTTTCACCCAAGGGGAGGATTTCGCCGGATTCGAGGAAACGCAGCAGTTTGGCTTGCAGCGTCAAGGGCAATTCGCCGATTTCATCGAGGAACAGCGTACCGCCCTCTGCCGCACCAATCAGGCCGAGGTGCTGGCTATCCGCGCCGGTGAAAGCGCCTTTACGATGCCCAAACAGCAGCGACTCTGCCAACGTTTCTGGTAGTGCGGCACAATTGACGGTAATGAAGGCTTGTTTGCAGCGCGGGCTGGTCGCGTGCATGGCGCGGGCAACCAATTCCTTGCCCGTGCCGGACTCGCCGGTAATCAGCACGCTGGCGTCGGTCTGGGCAATCAAGTGTGCGGAACGCAACACGGCCTCCATCAGCGGGGAACGGGTGAGAATGTCGTCAAATTGCATAGTAACGCCTGCCATTTTCGTCTATGTTCAAGGTAATCTCGGGTAATTTAGCATTATTTTGCCAGAGTTCATCATGACTTAGCGCAGGTTTTTTGAAATTAGGAGGTAACGCGTGTTAATTGGCATTGACCTTGGTGGAACCAAAATCGAAGTATTATTGCTGGATGAGACAGGCCATGAGGTTTTCCGTAAACGCTTACCCACGCCACAAGGCCAATACGCCGCGATTTTGCAGACCATCAAACAACTGGTGGATGAAGCGGAACAGCACGCCGGACAAACCTGCACCGTGGGTATCGGCACACCCGGTGCGATTTCACCCGCCACGGGTTTGATAAAAAACGCCAATTCGGTGGTGTTGAATGGCAAACCCTTGCCGACGGATCTGGAGAACCTGCTGCAACGCCCAATAAAAACCGAAAATGATGCCAACTGTTTAGCCCTGTCCGAAGCTACCGACGGCGCGGGTGCTGGGGCGGCGGTCGTCTTCGCGGTGATTGTGGGAACAGGCACAGGCGCGGGTATCGTGGTACACGGCAAGGTGTTGACGGGCGCGAACGCCATTGCCGGGGAGTGGGGGCATAACCCATTACCGTGGCCTACTGCGAGCGAGTTACCCGGCAAACCGTGCTATTGCGGCCAACAGGGCTGTATCGAAACTTGGCTTTCTGGGGTAGGTTTTGAGGCGGAATACCGCTTGGCAACGGGTAGTAAACGCGCATCGGCTGACATTGTGAGGCTTGCGGAACAGGGTGATACGCAGGCTGAAGCCCTGATGCAGGCTTACGAGGAACGCATGGCAAAAAGCCTTGCCCACGTCATCAATATCCTCGACCCGGATGTCATCGTGCTGGGCGGGGGCATGTCGAATATCCAGCGGCTATATACCAATGTACCGCAACGCTGGGGGAAATACGTGTTTTCTGATCAGGTGAGCACCCGGCTGGTTGCGCCCCAGTTTGGGGATTCGAGCGGCGTGCGTGGTGCAGCTTGGCTAGGTGCTAGCTCCCCCCCCGGTAAAAGTGGTTATTAACTCCTGTCACAACGGGTGCGGCGGCGACCGCTTGGGGGCGGGGCGTATTCACAGGCAAACGTAACACTTTTGGTCTAACAGGCATGATTGGCTGAATACCCAAACGTCCCAGACTCGCCTGATGCTCAATCGCTGCTTCGGCACGAAACCGAATCAACTGATT from Thiothrix litoralis encodes the following:
- a CDS encoding sigma-54 interaction domain-containing protein; translation: MQFDDILTRSPLMEAVLRSAHLIAQTDASVLITGESGTGKELVARAMHATSPRCKQAFITVNCAALPETLAESLLFGHRKGAFTGADSQHLGLIGAAEGGTLFLDEIGELPLTLQAKLLRFLESGEILPLGETQPKRLNVRVFAATHRDLYALAQTGAFRQDLFYRLNIIPVELPALRERKEDIELLGKHFLTQFAAQHKLPVASLAKEARQHLLRHAWKGNVRELRNLCERLSILLAGRDIGLTNLPLEIRSAAPQFSAAPFSLPETGINLEDLERDLLNQALERTQNNKTHAARLLGISRDALNYRMKKQAV
- a CDS encoding TonB-dependent copper receptor, which gives rise to MQHTLARLTLLSSLLMLSAVANAEDTLVIDIKSTKKAPSPNEAAPLSAERSAVLPADGGDFLKQLNGVSASRFGGRGLEPIIRGQSQTQLNVLLDGAYVHGGCPNRMDPPASWAALETYEKVTVEKGVQTLQHGSGGSGGTVLFERDTRSILDPDGGWSGKASATTMSNGVKHDVSADVTKAFTKGYARVFTQDREASNYEDGDGNEVRSSYKHQQQGIVLGATPTPERLLEYSYENNDFSDALYPGASMDSPEESGSIQRLKYQDKLDGKINSVEAEVYLSEIDHLMDNYSLRTQTGTKMAVPTTSDTTGGKLALKSTLGKTDVTYGVNVQNRDRNATMKNMSMGGTVTGLMWPGATTDQTGVFAEAETPLGTADKLKYGVRVDQVKAAASKASTVAGGRTANQNYTAIYGYGATDKEETHVGGLLRYEKSLNATTTAFAGASRSMRTADETERFINKWGATAADRWVGNPDIKPEKHNQLDLGLSQQRGNIRWTGTVFADKVDDYILRDKVTSGAQTGAQIYRNVDAELLGAEWGAETKLTQKLRLSGDVAYVKRTNTTDDRPIAQTPPVNGKLQLDYNGGKWSGGTRVRFAAGQDRIDTAMIGATEVGDSAGYGVVDAYGRYSLNKSTKARFGVDNLLDKTYSEHVSRRNLDLGGTIERVNEAGRSAWLKLETEF
- a CDS encoding ABCB family ABC transporter ATP-binding protein/permease, with protein sequence MVPNRTERPVGSRRDWHNLQSMLPFLWEYRGRALFALVCLILSKVANVGVPVILKDIVDALQGKPEQVLVLPVILLLGYGALRLASALFNELRDTVFARVRYHAMRKLSVRVLEHLHNLSLRFHLERKTGAISRDLERGTSSVSTLMNFMVFSIIPIAVEFTLVAVIMLKNYAPVFALVTFATVAVYVFFTVKITEWRMDHRHEMNRLDSQSSNQAIDSLINYETVKYFNNEKLELGRYDSTLGQWEESAVKSQTSMSLLNFGQSSIIGIGVTIIMFFAANGVATGSMSIGDLVMVNAFMLQLFLPLGALGIVYRQVKYTLADMDMVFRLLETPQEVQDRPGVGELQVTQGEIRFEDVNFAYQPERPILQGVSFSVPAGAKLAVVGHSGAGKSTLSRLLYRFYDVTGGRILIDGQDIAGVSQASLRKAIGIVPQDTVLFNDSIRYNLQYGNPQATQAELEKAADMAHIRRFIDSLPDGWDTMVGERGLKLSGGEKQRVAIARAILKKPPILIFDEATSSLDSATEQAIQQTLHEVAGRYTTLMIAHRLSTIVDADRILVMDGGKVVEQGTHAELLALRGQYQRMWELQLRDDTR
- a CDS encoding copper chaperone PCu(A)C; protein product: MKPVYRIAVLSALISLLVACGEKTAENKAPEAASPTPAASTEAKPASASKAADGITVENPFARAVPPGQPNSASFMTLVNSSDVDHSVKSAASPVAATVELHTHTNNNGVMEMRQVEQIDIPAKGRVELKPGGLHIMLIGLKQDMKVGENAPITLTFEDGSTTTTDAPIQEITPQMH
- a CDS encoding C40 family peptidase; this encodes MSVSDVSVLKYSVLGSAMLTLTGCGLNPPRVADILPMQTIQPAKAAPAPIKQAARVKQVPVPAKPQPTTLQKAPAPVSASITAPVPAPLPTKAVASTTLDKVAFCALKQCGKGYCWGGNTPMKGFDCSGLTQYSFGQGASVEIPRTAAAQYKVAEKVSKKEAGRGDLVFFKTRGSRVSHVGIYLGADKFVHAPRTGKPIMVSKLSGYWQHRLVGFGRIPGARQPLLPRSVV
- a CDS encoding ROK family protein; the protein is MLIGIDLGGTKIEVLLLDETGHEVFRKRLPTPQGQYAAILQTIKQLVDEAEQHAGQTCTVGIGTPGAISPATGLIKNANSVVLNGKPLPTDLENLLQRPIKTENDANCLALSEATDGAGAGAAVVFAVIVGTGTGAGIVVHGKVLTGANAIAGEWGHNPLPWPTASELPGKPCYCGQQGCIETWLSGVGFEAEYRLATGSKRASADIVRLAEQGDTQAEALMQAYEERMAKSLAHVINILDPDVIVLGGGMSNIQRLYTNVPQRWGKYVFSDQVSTRLVAPQFGDSSGVRGAAWLGASSPPGKSGY
- a CDS encoding alpha-isopropylmalate synthase regulatory domain-containing protein gives rise to the protein MASSCCAACRSRQGVGIRVHVRSYEERSIGASDEAGNAQACAFIELRPVNGSAEHYGVGIDGNIITAPIKALVSGVNRNASAL
- a CDS encoding AAA family ATPase; the encoded protein is MIEPLQHLSSQIRTQKLPDYQRFLFRQIDFSQRLIGIMGARGAGKTTLLLQYLKSVTRETKVLYVIADHPLVGQHGLFTIADEFQKIGGELLIIDEIHKCQHFERDLKLIFDSFFNLKVIFTGSSATAIDNAKADLSRRAMLYPLPVLSFREFLELETGETFEAVTLDALLQQHPQLALETVSRIKPLAYLPAYLEHGAYPFYREAGSTYLLRLLNAAMQVIETDIPALHPIDYDKVNALKKLMVMLCQSEPYDINVSKLCGAVELNQKTLYKYLGLLQAGGLLRLLGAKSSGVSIISKPEKLYLDNTNLFAVFCNQPKAGTLRETFFASMLSYHHTLNYPKSGDFLVDGQYVFEVGGKSKSKKQIKDETAAWVVADGLEIGAEGKIPLWLFGFLY